The region CAATTTCCGCCAGATTCCCCGTGATGAAGGACATAAACAACCCATCAAAGCCATCACCGAAGCTGTTACTGATAAAACCGCAATTGTATTCATCACTTCACCGGACAACCCGACAGGACTTGCTGTCACGGTGGATGAAGTGCGTGAAATGGCGGCATCCATACCGGAGCAAACCCTGCTGGTCATCGATGAAGCCTACATAGAATTCGCCAGACCGGCTGAAAAATATGACATGCGCGGTCTGCTGAACGAATTTCCCAACATAGTCCTGACCCGCACCTTCTCCAAGGCCTACGCACTGGCCGGACTGCGCATCGGCTACGGCATAATGAGTCCTGAACTTGCCGAGTATATCAAAAGCGCCCGGGCACCTTTCACCGTAAACCTGCTGGCCGAAGAAGCAGGCATTGCCGTGCTTGAAGATGAAGCTTTCTTCAATACTACAATGGACGTTGTTCTACGTGGGCGCACCCTTTTTACTGATGAAATCCGCAAAATGGGCTGCGAAGTGCTTGATTCCCAGGCCAACTTCATTATGTTTAAGCCCACCCGCGATGCCATGGATGTTTTCCAGAAGTTGCTGGAACGCGGAATCATTGTCCGCCCGCTGAAAAGCTTCGGACTTGATGAGTACATCCGGGTTAATATGGGAACTGATCAGGAAAACAAAATATTTCTGAAAACACTTAAGGAGATCCTTTAATGGATACACCTTTCATTATTACTCTGGACGGACCCGCCGGTGTAGGCAAATCAACCCTTGCTAAACGGCTGGCCGACCGATTTGAAATAGCCTACCTCGATACCGGGGCGATGTTCCGCGGCACTGCGTGGAAGCTTGGTCAGGGGTCATGGGACTGGGATGAAGAGAAGCTCGACGAAGCGCTCAAAGGGCTGGAATTCACCCTCTCCGGCAGTGGCAGCAATTCCACTCTAAGCCTGAACGGAACTCCGCTGACGGATGAAATTCGCACCGAGACAGTCGGGATGTGGGCTTCCAACATGGCCAGAATACCGGCCGTGCGCGAATATCAGAAAATAGCTCAGCGCCGCATAGGCGAAACAACATCGCTGATAGCTGAAGGCCGCGATATGGGCACCGTAATATTCCCGCAGGCTCCCTGTAAATTTTTCCTTGATGCCGACCTTGAAGAACGGGCCCGCAGACGCTTTGAACAGCTGAAGGAAATGGGCAAACCGGCGGAAATGGAAGAACTGATTGAACAGATTGGTAAACGTGACGAGCAGGACCGCAACCGCAAAGTCGCACCGCTCAAACCGGCGGAAGACTCCATCCTTGTGGATACAACCAATCTCGATATTAATGGAGTATTTGACAAGTTAGTGTTCGCAACTGAAAAAAAGATCAATTAAAAACGAACACACTATTTCATGTGTTTCAGGCCGCTTGGATAATTTTCCAAGCGGCCTTTATTTTATATCAACCCAAATGTTGCTTGACTTTAAGGCTCTACGTACTACCTAATTAATCCATGAATCACCAACTAGACCAAACGGAGCTATCCGTGAAAATATCTTCTATTCTGAAAAAAATCTTTCCCGAACCGCTCGGACCGGTTTCAAATGAATTAACCGATGAACTGGCGGCTTCCTTTTTTCCCGCAGACTCAACCAGACTGGCCCACATGCGTCAGGCATGCCGTACCGCAAGCCGACTGGCCTATCAGATGGACTACGATGAGCAGACCGCGAAAAAAATCATCACCGCTGCTCTTTTTCATGATGTGGGCTATTCTGAAAAGCTTAACAAAACCGGATTTCACCCTCTCGACGGAGCGGCTTACCTCGCCCACTGTAACGCTCCCGAAGACGTAATCAGTGCTGTTCTCTGGCATTCCAGCACCCCGATTGAAATTGAGAATCTCCCCGAGATCAAAAAAATATACGACAACTTTCCCGGCCCGAACTACGACAGCCCTATCCATAAGGCAGTTGCATACGCGGACTTCAGGACCTCCCCCCTCGGCGAATCCTACTCTTTCGGCCAACGCATTGCTGAGCTTGAAAGCAGATTTGGAATCGGTTCAGTTCCGCCGTCCATAGCTCGCATGACTCTGCCATACGCCCGCAAGAATCAGCGGGATTATGCCAGCACCATCGCCTGTGCACAGGGTAAAAATCTGCCATGGATTTTCTGCGACATCGACAACACCCTGATCATGCCGGGAAAACGCATCGATCGCCGCACCCTGAACGCAATCAACCGCTACACCACAGCAGGCGGGCATTTCTCGCTCATTAGCGGAAAACATATGATCAGCGTCCCGCATCTGATCAGCTGCGTCGGCGACCACACACCGCATGTCGGAGTAAACGGTTCGGTAATTGTGCGCAACGGCAGGCTGGAGATTTTCGGTGAAACCATCACCCCCTTCAAAGCTATTGAAGACGCACTGCTGGAAGCAAATGTAAACTACGCGACCTATGTGCAGGATGGCATCTGGACCCGTTCTGATCTCAAAGCAAAAGAACTGGAGGACTTCGCCAACGTAGGTGAAATAATGCCCCAGTCCGGTCCTACCCCGGAAGAAAAAGGAGCCATTAAAATCCTGACCTTTTCCCATCGCGACCAGACGGAACAATGCGAACTTGTCCGCAATCTTGCCGATGCATACGGCATGAACTGCGTACGCACGGCCGAAGATTTCCTTGAGATAGGACCCGCCAGGCACGGAAAACATTCCGCCATGATGCAGATCATGAAAGAAGCAGGATGGTCGGACCTCAACTCCATCGCCATAGGTGACAGTGAAAACGACCTCACCATGTTCGGGCACGCAGGCATAAGCGCTGTCGTCGCCAATGCAGCAAGGGAGGCTTTGCCTTCGGCAGATATGATCATCCCGGCCTGCGAGGAATATGGTGTAGCCCGTCTTCTGGACACGCTTGTGGATTCAGCTCAAGACGGCTGCTGGTCCATCCCCTGCAACTGGCTTTCTGCCCATAAATAAAGACTTTTTTCAGTCCGGTTGCGACTTTCCGTCATTGTGCTATAAGAATCAGAGTTAAACTCTGAGCACTTTTCGCACTTTTAAGGAGGTCGCTCCGGTATGAAAAAATCCCTTATACTCAGCACTGCGGCAATTACACTCACTTTTGCCGTGTTATTGTTGACCTCCGGTTGCTCCAAAAACAGCACCGCTACCATCAACAACTGGGGCGCTGATCTGACCAAAGCCCTGACCACCGAAAATCCTTTTCAGGAAATTGAACTCTTTTACGGAACAGACCGACACTCCGGAGGAAGCACCGAACCGGCAAAAGCATACAATGCTGACCGGGGAGAACTCAGCTGGGGAGCCTGCTCTGTTGCCGTTCCATATGACAAAAAGATCAAGACCCTGAAAAAGTCCGCTTTCACCATGACTTCATACGGAATGCGTCCCGACGGAGAATATACGCTCAAGGATGTTCGCCCGCTTCCCCGGAAGTCAATTGAAACAATTTTACCCAAAAGACTGGCCAGATGCCCGGACAAATCCGCACTGGTTTTTATTCACGGGGTGGATGTTTCATTTGAGGAAGCCGCCCTGAGCACCGCACGCCTGAGCTACCATCTGCAATATCAGGGCGCACCCATCTTTTTCAGCTGGCCGGCTCAGGCGGAATACCTGCAGGATGAGAAAAATGCGCAATACTCAATTGCACAGCTGACCGAATTCATCAAAACGATCGCACAGACTCTGCAAGCGGAAGACATCTACCTGATCGGCGACGGCATGGGCTGCCTGCCGCTGTGCGAGGCAATGACAAAAGTAAAACTCGCTCCCGCTGATATGGCCCGCATCAGGGATTTGATCCTCATAACCCCGGATATAAACCGCACTAAATTTGCTGAAGACATACTGCCCCGAATGCATAACACAAGCGCTCATATCACGGTCTACACTTCAAACACCGATGATGCCCTGACCACCGCCCACAAAAACCGCGCAGGAGTCAGACTTGGCGATGTTTTAAATAACACAGACATGCCGGGGATCGATTTTGTGGACGCTTCCGCAGTCAGCACAAACATGAACGGCAAACCCATGGTCGTAAAAAAGACATCAATCTACAACGACATTTCAAGCATAATAAAATAGCATAAGTTTATCACAAATAAAGAACCGCGATACCTTTGAGGGTATCGCGGTTCTTTATTTGTTCTTCAAATTGCCGGAAAGCGGAGACTGATCGGCTAGGCACCTTCGTCTTCAATAAGATCGCCTGATGATGCCGCAGTACGGGCCAGATCATCACAGCGTTCGTTTTCCGGGTCTCCGGCATGTCCTTTGACCCAGCGAAAAGTCACATTGTGCTTTTCCAGTAGCGGAATGAACTGCAACCAAAGATCCTTGTTCTTAACCGGCTTCTTCGCCGCGGTTTTCCAGCCGTTTTTCTGCCAGTTATCAATCCACTTCTTAGTGAATGCATTTTTCACGTACTGGGAATCAGTGTAGAGGGTAACCTCGCATGGTTCTTTAAGCTCAGTCAGGGCCGCGATAACCGCCCGCATTTCCATGCGGTTGTTGGTTGTTTTCCGGTAGCCCTGTGAGAGTTCCTTACGGTGTTCGTTAAATAGCAGCACCGCCCCGTATCCGCCCTTTCCGGGATTACCGAGACAGGAGCCGTCTGTATATATGGTAAGTTTTTTCTTGGACATTTACCTTCATTATTCCTTGTGTGCTGATGACTCCGGGTCGGACAGGCTTCTATTTCCGTCTGTATAAACTTTAGGGACTGCCTGATTGGCATCGACATTGACCAGCCGGTCCCAGATCATGGACAGACAGGTCATGAGTGAAGTCGGCCACTCATCATCAGAAAAATGGTTTACAAAATGTTTATTCTCAAGCTCCGAAATAAACCCCTTGCCCAAAGCATGCGCCACAAGACCGGGAAAATGCATACCCACACCCTGAGTAGGCGGCGAAATGACAATCAATAATTCTTTGGGATCAACTTCCTGAGACGTAATAGGATCAAGAATTATCTGAATACGGACTTTGACCCCGAATTCAGACCGCATACTGCGAATGAATCCCTGCACGAAATCCCTTTCTGAACGGCTCAAAACCTTGGTCTGGTCCCAGAGAGCGTTACGGGCCTGTATTTTCTCCAGAGTGGATTGGTTATTTACCCAAAATGCATAAACAACCAGACCGAGAACAATAACCATCCCGATCAACCTGAGAAACTTTTCCGCGCCGGTCTTACCCTGAGGTTTAATAAACAGTGCCATGGATCATACCCTGTGCTGCTTGAGTGATTGAAATCAGATTTGAAGAAGTACCTTCAAGTGCTTATGGTATCAAGTATTTGCTTTCATGTAAAAATAGAAGCTAAGCACTCAGCTCAGCCGCCAGCCGGGCAAGCATGCTTTCCACACGATTCCTGATTTCGGCAAGCTGAGCCTTTGATGAAGCTTCAAAACGAAGCGTCAAAGCCGCCTGTGTGTTGGAAGCCCGGACCAGAGCCCAGCCGCCATCAAAGACAACGCGCACTCCGTCTATATCTATTACTTCATAGTCCTCAGCAAGCTCTAGCGCCGCCCTCCGCACCAGCTCAAACTTGATTTCCTCGGGGTATTCCACGCGCAGTTCCGGGGTGAAATATGTCTGCGGCCATTCCTCCCACATTTCTGAAACCGGAACCTCTGAACCGGAAAGGATCTCCAGCAGCCGCAGCGCGGAATAAAGCCCGTCATCAAATCCGTAAAAACGGTCAGCAAAAAAAATGTGCCCGCTCATCTCACCGCCGAGGCCGGCCCCGGTTTCGATCATCTTGGCTTTCATCACAGAATGTCCGGTACGGGCCATGAGCGGATTACCGCCATGCCGGGCCACATCATCGAAAAAGAGATGGCTGCATTTCACATCGGCAACCACGGTTTCCCCGGGCTTTCTTTCCAGCATTTCACGGGCATAGAGGGCCAGCAGACGGTCTCCGGGTACCAGCCGCCCTTTTTCATCTACAGCTCCGATCCGGTCAGCATCGCCGTCCAGCCCGATACCTACCTCTGCACCATGCTGAACAACAGCCTTAAAAAGATCGCCCATATATTCGGCAACCACCGGGTCAGGATGATGGTTGGGGAAATCCCCATCAGGTTCGCAATATTGCGGAATAACCTCGGCTCCAGCCCGGCGCAGCAGCTCCAGAGCTATATGCCCTCCGGCACCGTTGCCGCCATCCAGAACAACCTTGACAGCACGCTTAAGCTTGATGCCTGAAAGCAGATCATCCATGTAGAAGGGGACTATATCGTGGTAAGAGATAACACCGGTTCCTTCGCTGAATTCACCGGACGCCATTATTTCATATATCTGCTGGATATCATCGGTATGGATGGTTGTTTCGCCCTCCCAGACCTTGAAGCCGTTGAATTCAGGAGGATTGTGGCTGGCGGTGATCATCACCCCCGCTTTATAGTTCAGTTTTTTAGCCGCGAAATAAAATGCTGGAGAAGGGACTAGGTTAAGAAACAGGACATCAACGCCGGAAGCATTCAACCCCCGCCCCATTGCCTGCTGATAGCCCGGTGAGCTGTGGCGGCAGTCATGGCCGACCACTGCGCGGTCCCACCCTTTTGACCTGAACCATGTGCCGCAGGCCAGTCCAAGCCGCTCGACCCACTCTTCATCGAAATCATGATCCACAACTCCACGGATATCGTAAGCCCTGAATATCTCTTTTTTGATTTCTTTCACTGAATTCTCCATCGTGGTTTTTTTATTTTTATCGGCAGATAAAAGTTAACTTTACATGTGTCAAAACTTCATAAAAAAATAAACAATTTTTAAACGTACTGATTTTAAGGTTTTATCTTTAGAACAATTTGATATAATCTGTGCATATTTGCTGACGCGTCGCAGGTAACGAATAACTGCCATCTGCTTTTTGATTATAAATGCGTTGACGCGGTTATTATTTCATTAACATTTCGATCCGCATATCCGATTTTCCTTGATATGTGGGTCTATCTCACCTATCAAATATACATGAACTGGGACTGGGACAAATTATCCGAACAACGGCAGAGGAATAAAGGCGGAGGAGGAGCTCCTAAACCGCCGAATGTGGACGATATCAACTCCACGATCAAAAAACTCCGCGGTACCGGCTTGCCGGGCGGAAAATTTATCATCATCGGCATCATCCTGCTCTGGTTTCTTTCCGGGGTATACATTGTAGAACCGGATGAAGTCGGTGTGGTAACCAGATTCGGTAAGTACGTAAGTACAACAACACCGGGACCGCATTACCATCTTCCGATTCCCATTGAATCGGTCATGAAACCCAAAGTTTCACAGATCAGACGTGTGGAAGTGGGTTTCCGTTCTTACGGCTCTTCGCGCTCCTTTACTCAGGGACAATCGCGCAACGTGCCGGAGGAATCTCTTATGCTGACCGGTGATGAGAACATCGTTGATGTTCAATTCATCGTGCAATACCAGATCAAAGATCCGGTTGACTACCTTTTCAAAGTCAGCAATCAGGCGAAAACCATTCAGGATGCTGCCGAAGCGGCCATGCGTGAGATCATCGGTAAAACCAAGATCGAGCTGGCCCTGACCACCGGTAAACTCCAAATTCAGACCGAAACCAGAAACCTGCTGCAGGAAATTTCAGACCGCTACAAACTCGGGGTCAATGTTCTCGCAGTGCAGTTGCAGAACGTGCATCCACCGAACGAGGTTGTGGACGCGTTTAAAGACGTTGCGTCCGCGCGTGAAGATAAAAGCCGCTACATCAATGAAGCGGAAGCCTATCGCAACGACATTCTGCCTAAGGCAAGAGGTCAGGCTGCGGTTATCCTGAACAAAGCTGAAGCCTACAAGGAGACCAAGATCCGTCAGGCAGAAGGTCAGGCTAAACGTTTTATGGCTGTTTACAAAGAATACCAGAAGGCCAAGGATATTACGGTAAAACGTCTGTATCTGGAAACAATGCAGAACATTCTTGCCAATCCTAAAGTCACCAAGGTTATCCTTTCCGATGACGCGGCCCAAAAGGCACTCCCGTTCCTCTCTCTGGACGGAAAGGGACTTCCCATCCACAACGGTAAAAAATAGGGGATATGAATATGAGTTTACTCAAAAAAGGTTCCGCTCCCCTGGCAATTCTGATTATCGTTGCCGTGCTGGGGATCGCCCAAAGTGCATATATAGTTAAGCAGACCGAAAAAGCCATCGTGCTCCAGCTCGGTAAACCGAAAGCAGGACCGATGGGACCGGGGCTGCATTTTAAACTGCCCTTTGTTCAAAACGTGATCTACTTTGACTCACGCCTTCTGGAATATGATGCCCGCCCGGCTGAAATCCTGACCAAAGACAAAAAGAACATGGTCGTGGATAACTACTCCAAATGGCGCATTTCAGATCCGTTACTGTTTTACCGCACAGTGCGTTCCATTCCGCGCGCTCAGGCCCGGCTTGATGATATCATCTATGCTGAGCTTCGCGTTGCCCTTGGACGTTACACGCTGATTCAAATCATCTCCAGTGACCGTACTTCCATCATGGAAGAGGTTACTCAGACTTCAAACCTCCTGCTCAAGCCCTACGGCATTGAAGTCCTTGATGTCCGCATCAAGCGTACGGACCTGCCGCCGGAAAACGCCCGTGCTATTTACGGACGTATGAGAGCTGAACGTGAACGTATGGCTAAGCAATACCGTTCACAGGGTAATGAAGCGGCGGCCCGCATTACCGCTCAGGCCGATAAGGAAAGAGCAATCACAATCGCCGATGCGAACCTCAAAGCTGAGATTCTGCGAGGTGAAGGTGATGGTAAAGCAACCAAGATCTACGCCGACAGCTTCGGCAAGGCTCACAAGTTCTATGAATTCAAAAAGTCTCTCGAAGCTTACGAAGCAGGATTCAAGGACAACACCAAGTTCATCCTTTCGCAGGAAAATCCGTTCTTGAAGTTTATGAAGTAGCCAGCTTTAGTCAAATAGCTTGGCAAACTCGACATAAAAAGAATAAGCCCGTAGTATCTTAAAAGATATTACGGGCTTTAATTTTGCCGGAGAGATAACATGAAAAACTGCAAACACCTCATCGTCGGGGCCGGGATTACGGGCGGAACCATCGCAAGACGCATTGCCGAAGACCTTGGCGAGCGGGTTATAGTCATAGACAGACGCGGCCACATAGGCGGTAACTGCCACAGTCATATAAATGAAGACACGGGCATAGAGATTCACAGCTACGGCACCCATATTTTCCATACCAAAGAACGCCGGGTCTGGGATTTCATGAACCGGTTTACAGAATTCAACGGTTACAGACATAAGGTGGTAACCACTTATCAGGGCCGCACATTCCATATGCCGGTCAACCTGCAGACCATCAATTCATTTTTCGGAATCAGCTTAAAACCGCACGAAGTCGAAGGATTTATCCAGAGCAAAAGTGCGCAGGAAAACATAACCGATCCGCGGAATCTGGAAGAAAAAGCAATCAGCCTGATCGGCCGGGAATTATACGAGGCTTTTGTTAAAGGATACACCCTCAAACAATGGGAATGCGACCCGAAAGAGCTGGACGCATCGATAATTACCCGCCTTCCATTCCGGCACACATATGAATGTGACTATTTCACCGACCGTTATCAGGGGCTGCCGTGGGAGGGTTATGAAAAACTATTTGAGCGTCTGCTGGATCACGAACTGATTGAAACCCGGCTGAATACGGATTTCTTTTCTGTCCGGGACAAAATACAGCAAGACTGCAACATATACTACACCGGCCCGGTGGACAGCTATTTTGCATACTGCCATGGAGAGCTCACATGGCGTTCCCTGCGTTTTGACTACCGGGTGGAAGATGTGCCTGACTTTCAGGGCACCTCGGTCATGAATTACGCGGATATCGACGTGCCTTACACTCGCATTCATGAATACCAACACTTGCACCCGGAAAGGGAAAACAAAAGCGGCAGAACCGTCACAGCACGCGAATTCTCCATGAAATGGATACGAGGCGAAGAACCATACTATCCGGTCAATACAGATGAAGACCGCAAACGTCTTGAACTATATCAGGCGGAAGCGGCAAAGCTCGTAAACGTCCATTTCCTCGGAAGGCTGGGACAATACAAATATTATGATATGGATAAGGCCGTGCTGGCGGCGCTGGAGTTTTGCGACGAAATATAAAGCCAGAATTTCAATAGTTGGCCTGCGACAGGCATATCCCGGCTATCTCTAATCAAACGCAAGGGATTCCAGAATAGAATTGGAGACCAGCATACCGTTCTTGGTAAGCCGGAGATAGCCGGCGCTCATGCGCAACAGACCATTTTTATGTAGGGCGCTGATTAACTGACTTTTTTCTTTAATCAGATCCCGACCGGTAAGTTCCGTATAATCCGAGAGCTTAAGGCCTTTTGTGGTCCGCAAACAAAGCATGATGAGTTCCTGCGCCTTAATTTCATCGGTGAGTTCTTCAAAATCATCCCCCGCAAAACCTCCTCGTACAGCGGCGTCATACTCATCAAGATACCGCGGATTGGTGAATCTGCGGTTGCCTAATGTAGATACAGCGGAAGGACCTAGACCGAGATAATCCAAACGGTCCCAGTAACCCTGATTATGGCGGGATATAAAACCCATGCGCGCGAAATTTGAAATTTCATACTGAATGTAACCCATGGATTCCAGATACTCGGCCCCGTAAATAAACATACGGGCCTGCTCTCCTTCGGGAGGCAGTTCCATATCGATATCTTCCGCCCGCTGCCCGAAAACAGTACCCGGTTCGATTGAAAGTCCGTAACAGGACATATGCTCCGGCTTCAGCTGAACAACAGCTTTGAGCTCGTTATTCCAGTCTTTAAGCTTCTGACGCGGCAGGCCCCAGATAAGATCAATGCTGATATTGCCGAAACCGGCCTTACGGGCCATGTAATAAGACTCAGCGGCCTGCCTCGCCGAATGCGGACGGCCGAGAGTTTCGAGGTTACGGTCATCGAGGGACTGAAAACCGAGGCTGAGCCTGTTGATGCCCATATTGTAAAGGGCTTTGAAATAAGAAAGGTCGTTAGCGGAATCGGGGTTGGCTTCAAGGGTAATTTCCATTCCCTTGGTGAAGCTGAAATGCTTGCGCAGTGCATCCATAATCAGCTCAAGCTGAAAAGGAGAGATCAGGCTCGGTGTACCTCCACCGAAGTAAACCGTGCCGATACTCGCTTTTTTTAACCTTTTTCCCCAGAGTTCAATCTCTGAAAGCAGGGTTTTCATGTACCATGCAAAACTCACCTGCTCAAACGGCTGGGAATGGAACGCACAATAATTACACTTACGTTTGCAAAAAGGTACGTGGATATAAACCAGAAGATTTCTGGCTTCCTTGCCGTCTCCACGCAATAGCGGAGCATTAAAAAAAGCGGGAGTAAGTCCCATCAAAAATCCTTATCTTTATCTGCTGATCCACAGAGCAGAGCCCTCCAGTTGATGAAGGAATTTTACACAAAGCGAACGGGGAAATAACTTCTCTATCGCGGTATTGTCATGCTTACCGCGTCCGACAGCTACTACGGCATAAGGTTTTTTGGCTGTATGCTGTAAAACAGCCTTAACAACATCATCCCCATCAACAACAAGTTCCTTGATCCGTTCCGGGGCTACGCCGTTACCTTCTAGATGCTCGCGCGTAATTCTGAAAATATCTTCCGATGTTGCCGAGCCCTTTTCCTTGGAATTGCGCACATGGAGCATGGTGATGTCATGACCTGCGTTATCGCCGAGCATAAACCCGACATGATCCGCAATCCTCTGCGAAGGGGAATCCTCGTCTACACAAAGAAGGATATCCTTACGCGGAATCTCCTGCGGGCATTTACAGAACCAGAGCGGAAAATCAATCTCTTCCCAGATGACCTTGGCCCCGACGCTGTATTCAAAAAATTCTTCAATCACAGACTGGGTCTGCCGGCCCAGTATGACTGCGTCATACATGCCTTTGTGCCCTTCCTGGACGATCTCACGGGTAACATTTCCCCGTGACTGAATACTTTTGATATCTATTTTGCTTTCTTCGCAAAAACTATGATCAATAAACCACTTGCGGGTTTCTTCGAGTAACTGACGCCCCTTGTCGAGAGTTCCCTTTCCCCACGAGCCTTTCGGAGGCGCTACATTGAACAGAGTCAACCGCACATCGCAAGGCGAATGAAAGAAATCCCTTATGAACCTGACCGCATATGATGCCGTATAGTCCGCCCGCACACAAACCAGAAGATGCTTTTCCATGTTCATCCTATCCTGTTGCTGTCAAAAACCGAATTGCTTCAAGAGACAGAATCCTGATCAGGATAACCATTGAAAAGCATTAAAACAAGATAAGTTTTTTACAACTCTTTTGTATAACGCTCATTTTCGCTGAACAGACAACCGCAATACTGCTGCCGGTAGATTCCCATCTCCTTGGATCTCTCAATGCCATCTTTCCAGCCTTCCCGGAAATCATGATAATAGAATTTACAGTCACTTTTCCCGGCTATATCCCTGCCAAGCCCGGCAATACGGTCATGCTGCTGGAATTTACTGTAAAGCAGGGTGGTGGTGTAAAAATCAAATCCGCCGCGTTTAGCCAGAGAGAGAGTTCTTTCCAGACGATCCGCATAGCAATGAAAGCAACGGTTAGCCTCGCGGAAAGCCGCATTGCGGAACCATTTTTGAGAATCGTATTCGTCCAGTCTGCCGATGACTTTCACATTCATCTTATCACAGACTTCAAGAAAACCTTCCCGCCTGCGCACATATTCCTGCAGGGGATGAATATTCGGATTGTAGAAAAATGCGCTGACCTCAAAACCATGATCGCGTAATGCGTCGATAGTCGTAATGGAGCAAGGCCCGCAACAGGCGTGAAGCAAAATTCTTTTGGAGGACATATCTGGAACGACTCAGCTCGCTATAAGCGAAGCTTATTGAAAAGTTTTGGGGTTGGCCCCCGGCGGCGATGCCGAGGGCCTAAAATCTACTCATTCCATTGGATTTCAATATTAATCTTGGTATCGAACATCTTTTCGTAATGGATGACCGCGTCGCGTTTGTGGTTGAGCAGGTAAAGGGCCAGCTCTTCCTCACATTCATAAAGCAACGGCGATTCCGCATTCGGTCTGCGCAGCATGTTGTAAATATCTTTCAGCGCCTGCATTGCCTGCCATTCCATATTCCGGCGGATTCCTGTTCCGTCACAGCAGGGACAGGGCTCGGTGGAAACAGCAATGGCGGATGAACCGAGACGTTGGCGGACCAGTTCCATAAGCCCGAAACGGGAAATACGTCCCACATCAGTACGGGCACGGTCCCCTTTGAGCGCGGCGCGCATGGTTTTTTCAACCTCACGGCAATGCTTGGGGTCCTTCATCTCGATGAAGTCAATGACCACCTGACCGCCAAGGTCGCGCAGCTTAAGCTGGCGGGCAATCATTTCAGCACTTTCCTTGTTGGTCTTCAGCGCCATTTCCTTAAAATTTCGTTCGCCACCGATCTTGCCGGAGTTGATGTCGATTGCGGTCAAGGCTTCGGTCTGGTCAAAGACAAGACGGCCCCCTGAAGGCAGATTGACCTCACGACCGTAAATCTGCTCGATCTGCTTAACCAGATTGAACCGCTCCCAGAGAGATTTGTCGGTATCGGAATGCAGTTTG is a window of Maridesulfovibrio sp. DNA encoding:
- the hisC gene encoding histidinol-phosphate transaminase, whose product is MSAIKVRSDMMDSKPYAPGLTIEEIKEKYGLDTVIKLASNENPLGASPMAQKAISRHAPYAFRYPHNGNPRLNKAIAKRAGVSEDQVISGNGSDEILDLLVRIKATPGRDEVITYESCFSMYRLMSHLCAINFRQIPRDEGHKQPIKAITEAVTDKTAIVFITSPDNPTGLAVTVDEVREMAASIPEQTLLVIDEAYIEFARPAEKYDMRGLLNEFPNIVLTRTFSKAYALAGLRIGYGIMSPELAEYIKSARAPFTVNLLAEEAGIAVLEDEAFFNTTMDVVLRGRTLFTDEIRKMGCEVLDSQANFIMFKPTRDAMDVFQKLLERGIIVRPLKSFGLDEYIRVNMGTDQENKIFLKTLKEIL
- the cmk gene encoding (d)CMP kinase; this translates as MDTPFIITLDGPAGVGKSTLAKRLADRFEIAYLDTGAMFRGTAWKLGQGSWDWDEEKLDEALKGLEFTLSGSGSNSTLSLNGTPLTDEIRTETVGMWASNMARIPAVREYQKIAQRRIGETTSLIAEGRDMGTVIFPQAPCKFFLDADLEERARRRFEQLKEMGKPAEMEELIEQIGKRDEQDRNRKVAPLKPAEDSILVDTTNLDINGVFDKLVFATEKKIN
- a CDS encoding HAD-IIB family hydrolase — its product is MKISSILKKIFPEPLGPVSNELTDELAASFFPADSTRLAHMRQACRTASRLAYQMDYDEQTAKKIITAALFHDVGYSEKLNKTGFHPLDGAAYLAHCNAPEDVISAVLWHSSTPIEIENLPEIKKIYDNFPGPNYDSPIHKAVAYADFRTSPLGESYSFGQRIAELESRFGIGSVPPSIARMTLPYARKNQRDYASTIACAQGKNLPWIFCDIDNTLIMPGKRIDRRTLNAINRYTTAGGHFSLISGKHMISVPHLISCVGDHTPHVGVNGSVIVRNGRLEIFGETITPFKAIEDALLEANVNYATYVQDGIWTRSDLKAKELEDFANVGEIMPQSGPTPEEKGAIKILTFSHRDQTEQCELVRNLADAYGMNCVRTAEDFLEIGPARHGKHSAMMQIMKEAGWSDLNSIAIGDSENDLTMFGHAGISAVVANAAREALPSADMIIPACEEYGVARLLDTLVDSAQDGCWSIPCNWLSAHK
- a CDS encoding alpha/beta hydrolase, with product MKKSLILSTAAITLTFAVLLLTSGCSKNSTATINNWGADLTKALTTENPFQEIELFYGTDRHSGGSTEPAKAYNADRGELSWGACSVAVPYDKKIKTLKKSAFTMTSYGMRPDGEYTLKDVRPLPRKSIETILPKRLARCPDKSALVFIHGVDVSFEEAALSTARLSYHLQYQGAPIFFSWPAQAEYLQDEKNAQYSIAQLTEFIKTIAQTLQAEDIYLIGDGMGCLPLCEAMTKVKLAPADMARIRDLILITPDINRTKFAEDILPRMHNTSAHITVYTSNTDDALTTAHKNRAGVRLGDVLNNTDMPGIDFVDASAVSTNMNGKPMVVKKTSIYNDISSIIK
- the rnhA gene encoding ribonuclease HI, encoding MSKKKLTIYTDGSCLGNPGKGGYGAVLLFNEHRKELSQGYRKTTNNRMEMRAVIAALTELKEPCEVTLYTDSQYVKNAFTKKWIDNWQKNGWKTAAKKPVKNKDLWLQFIPLLEKHNVTFRWVKGHAGDPENERCDDLARTAASSGDLIEDEGA
- a CDS encoding TPM domain-containing protein → MALFIKPQGKTGAEKFLRLIGMVIVLGLVVYAFWVNNQSTLEKIQARNALWDQTKVLSRSERDFVQGFIRSMRSEFGVKVRIQIILDPITSQEVDPKELLIVISPPTQGVGMHFPGLVAHALGKGFISELENKHFVNHFSDDEWPTSLMTCLSMIWDRLVNVDANQAVPKVYTDGNRSLSDPESSAHKE